The genomic region GCTTGCTCCCCGCGACCCTGGTGACTGGTTAATTGTTGCCGGCGATGTTGCCGAGCGCATCCCAGATATCGTGCGCACTCTCAAACCCTTAGCCCAGCGTTTTGCCAAGGTAATCTGGGTACCGGGCAATCATGAACTGTTTAACCGTGCCACGGAAAGAGTCAAAGGCAAGGCCCGCTACCGTGCCCTGGTGGGCGAATTGCGCGCGATCGGCGTGGTCACACCCGAAGACCCGTACCCGGTCTTTGGTGGGGTGACAATCTGCCCGCTTTTTACGCTGTACGATTACAGCTTCCGCCCGCTGGGCCTGACAGCGAAGCAGGCAGTGGCACAAGCAAAGATCAAGCTTGACGATGAATTGGCCATCGCCCGATACGTTGATGTTGAACAGTGGTGTGCGGAACGGATTGAATACTCCGAAGACCGACTGGATGGGGTTAGTGGGCAGACGATTTTGGTCAATCACTGGCCGCTGGTGGTGGAACCAACCCATCGGCTTTTTGAACCAGATATTGCGCTGTGGTGCGGTACTACCGCGACTAGGCATTGGGCGGTGAAATACCATGCCAGCTTGGTCATTCACGGACATTTGCACATTCCTGCCGAAACCCGCGTGGACGGAGTAAGCCACATCGATGTATCGCTGGGCTACCCCTTTGAAAAACACCCTCCGCAGCACCAGCGGCGGTGGCCCCTGGAAGTTATGCAAGCGCCTTAGGCACAGGCGTATTCTCAAAGCTATGGTTTTGCCTCAAATTCATGTCAGCGCCGTAGTCTTTCGCGATTCCCAGGATAAAGTTCTGACCGTGCGCAAACGCGGCACGGAAAAATTCATGTTTCCCGGCGGCAAACCTGAACCTGGGGAGAGCCCAGTTGCCACCGCCGTGCGCGAAGTACAAGAAGAACTCGGCATTGACCTCGAGGACACCCAGCTAACTCAGCTTGGTGTGTTCGAAGCACCTGCCGCCAACGAAGCAGAGCACACCGTGGTTGCCACCGTGTTTTCCTATGATGGTGCCATCGCCCCGAACGCTGCCGCCGAAATTGCGGAACTGTCCTGGGTATCTCCACATCAGCCTGCT from Corynebacterium ammoniagenes DSM 20306 harbors:
- a CDS encoding NUDIX hydrolase → MVLPQIHVSAVVFRDSQDKVLTVRKRGTEKFMFPGGKPEPGESPVATAVREVQEELGIDLEDTQLTQLGVFEAPAANEAEHTVVATVFSYDGAIAPNAAAEIAELSWVSPHQPAVELAPLLADYVFPALKSSVS
- a CDS encoding metallophosphoesterase family protein, which encodes MARTLWAVSDLHVTFKENQAVVDKLAPRDPGDWLIVAGDVAERIPDIVRTLKPLAQRFAKVIWVPGNHELFNRATERVKGKARYRALVGELRAIGVVTPEDPYPVFGGVTICPLFTLYDYSFRPLGLTAKQAVAQAKIKLDDELAIARYVDVEQWCAERIEYSEDRLDGVSGQTILVNHWPLVVEPTHRLFEPDIALWCGTTATRHWAVKYHASLVIHGHLHIPAETRVDGVSHIDVSLGYPFEKHPPQHQRRWPLEVMQAP